From Rhododendron vialii isolate Sample 1 chromosome 10a, ASM3025357v1, the proteins below share one genomic window:
- the LOC131302472 gene encoding annexin Gh1-like → MATVTIPPSVPSPAEDCELLRKAFAGWGTNEDLIIQILAHRNSAQCKLIRQTYADLFKEDILKELDKELSNDFERVVLLWTMDPAERDAFLANEETMRLSASNWVLMEIACTRSSHDLFMARQAYHARYKRSVEEDVSYHTTGDFRKLLVPLLSSFRYEGEEVNMRVAKSEAKILHEKILEKAYNHEELIRILTTRSKAQLNATLNYYNNEFGNAINKDLKADPKDEYLTLLRATVKCLTCPEKYYEKVLRSAINKLGTDEWALTRVVATRAEVDMQRIKEEFHRRNSVPLDIAISGDTSGDYKKMLLALIGHGNN, encoded by the exons atggcgaCTGTTACGATACCTCCATCGGTTCCATCTCCAGCAGAAGACTGTGAACTTCTCCGAAAAGCCTTTGCAG GATGGGGAACGAATGAGgatttgattattcaaattttggCACACAGGAATTCAGCCCAATGCAAGTTAATCCGGCAAACTTATGCCGACCTTTTCAAAGAAGACATATTGAAAGAACTGGACAAAGAACTTTCAAATGACTTTGAG CGGGTAGTTCTGCTTTGGACAATGGATCCAGCTGAGCGTGATGCATTCTTGGCTAATGAAGAGACAATGAGGCTAAGTGCAAGCAACTGGGTGCTTATGGAAATTGCGTGTACCAGATCTTCACATGACCTGTTTATGGCGAGGCAGGCATATCATGCTCGTTATAAGAGATCCGTTGAAGAAGATGTTTCGTATCACACAACTGGGGACTTTCGTAAG CTTTTAGTTCCCCTCCTGAGTTCATTCCGGTATGAGGGGGAAGAGGTGAACatgagagtggcaaaatcagagGCCAAGATACTTCATGAGAAGATATTGGAGAAGGCATATAACCATGAGGAGCTTATTAGGATTCTGACTACGCGGAGTAAAGCACAGCTGAATGCAACCCTCAACTACTATAACAATGAATTTGGAAATGCGATCAACAAG gatctaaaggctGACCCCAAGGATGAATACCTCACTCTTCTGAGGGCAACAGTAAAGTGCTTGACTTGCCCTGAGAAGTACTATGAGAAAGTTCTTCGATCAGCAATCAACAAGCTAGGGACCGATGAATGGGCTCTCACTCGAGTTGTTGCAACTCGTGCTGAGGTTGACATGCAACGAATCAAGGAGGAATTCCACCGGAGGAACAGTGTCCCTCTGGATATTGCCATTTCCGGAGACACTTCTGGGGACTACAAGAAAATGCTACTAGCTCTGATAGGGCATGGGAATAATTAA